A window of the Amycolatopsis solani genome harbors these coding sequences:
- a CDS encoding PLP-dependent cysteine synthase family protein, giving the protein MSHSRSWVREAVRIIEADANRSADTHLHVFPLPPEWGIDLYLKDESVHPTGSLKHRLARSLFLYGLVNGQIGPDTVLVEASSGSTAVSEAYFARMLGLRFITVVPRRTSREKIALIEFYGGECHYVDEAPAMYPEAERLAAECGGHYLDQFTYAERATDWRGNNNIAESVFAQMRSERHPVPSWIVVGAGTGGTSATFGRYVRYKRHTTKICVVDPENSSFYGAWETGATDYATGMPSRIEGIGRPRCEPSFVPGVIDEMFRIPDAGSLAAIRLLRERTGHWAGGSTGTNLYGAFRLISRMVEDGQAGSVVTLLCDGGERYAHTYYNDEWLAQQGLDLAPHTALFEEFLTSGKFFVPEV; this is encoded by the coding sequence ATGAGCCACAGCCGCAGCTGGGTCCGCGAAGCCGTCCGCATCATCGAGGCCGACGCCAACCGCAGCGCCGACACCCACCTGCACGTCTTCCCGCTGCCCCCGGAGTGGGGCATCGACCTCTACCTCAAGGACGAGTCCGTCCACCCGACCGGCTCGCTGAAGCACCGCCTGGCCCGGTCGCTGTTCCTCTACGGGCTCGTCAACGGCCAGATCGGGCCGGACACCGTGCTCGTCGAGGCCTCCAGCGGCTCGACCGCGGTGTCCGAGGCCTACTTCGCCCGCATGCTCGGGCTCCGCTTCATCACCGTGGTGCCGCGCCGGACGTCGAGGGAGAAGATCGCCCTCATCGAGTTCTACGGCGGCGAGTGCCACTACGTCGACGAAGCCCCGGCCATGTACCCGGAGGCCGAGCGGCTCGCCGCCGAGTGCGGCGGGCACTACCTCGACCAGTTCACCTACGCCGAGCGCGCGACCGACTGGCGCGGCAACAACAACATCGCCGAGTCGGTGTTCGCGCAGATGCGCTCGGAACGCCACCCGGTGCCCAGCTGGATCGTGGTCGGCGCGGGCACCGGCGGCACGAGCGCGACCTTCGGCCGGTACGTCCGCTACAAGCGGCACACGACGAAGATCTGCGTGGTCGACCCGGAGAACTCGTCGTTCTACGGTGCCTGGGAAACCGGCGCGACCGACTACGCGACCGGCATGCCGTCGCGGATCGAAGGCATCGGGCGGCCGCGCTGCGAGCCGTCGTTCGTGCCCGGCGTCATCGACGAGATGTTCCGGATCCCCGACGCGGGTTCGCTGGCGGCCATCCGCCTGCTGCGCGAGCGCACCGGCCACTGGGCGGGCGGCTCGACCGGCACCAACCTCTACGGCGCCTTCCGGCTCATCTCCCGCATGGTCGAGGACGGCCAGGCCGGCAGCGTCGTGACGCTGCTGTGCGACGGCGGCGAGCGGTACGCGCACACGTACTACAACGACGAGTGGCTGGCCCAGCAGGGCCTGGACCTGGCGCCGCACACGGCGTTGTTCGAGGAGTTCCTGACGTCCGGGAAGTTCTTCGTCCCGGAGGTCTAG
- a CDS encoding 1,4-dihydroxy-2-naphthoyl-CoA synthase — protein sequence MDDARVSELFDPAAWTEVEGFAFTDITYHRSAESRGGKRVVRVAFDRPEVRNAFRPHTVDELYRALDHARMSSDVGCVLLTGNGPSPKDGGWAFCSGGDQRIRGRSGYQYASGETSDTVDPAQAGRLHILEVQRLIRFLPKPVIAVVPGWAAGGGHSLHVVCDLTLASAEHAKFKQTDADVGSFDAGYGSAYLAKMVGQKFAREIFFLGREYSAEQMHHMGAVNAVVPHADLEKEALDWAWTIVGKSPTAQRMLKYAFNLTDDGMVGQQLFAGETTRLAYMQDEAVEGRDAFLQKRDPDFKDVPYYY from the coding sequence GTGGATGACGCCCGAGTTTCCGAGCTGTTCGACCCCGCCGCGTGGACCGAGGTCGAAGGTTTCGCCTTCACCGACATCACCTACCACCGCTCCGCTGAGAGCCGCGGCGGCAAACGCGTGGTGCGGGTCGCGTTCGACCGTCCGGAGGTCCGCAACGCCTTCCGGCCGCACACCGTCGACGAGCTCTACCGGGCGCTCGACCACGCCCGGATGAGCTCGGACGTCGGGTGCGTCCTGCTCACCGGCAACGGCCCCTCGCCCAAGGACGGCGGGTGGGCGTTCTGCTCCGGTGGTGACCAGCGTATTCGCGGACGCTCCGGCTATCAGTACGCCAGCGGCGAGACCTCCGACACGGTCGACCCCGCGCAGGCCGGCCGGCTGCACATCCTCGAGGTCCAGCGGCTGATCCGGTTCCTGCCGAAACCGGTGATCGCGGTCGTGCCGGGCTGGGCCGCCGGCGGCGGGCACTCCCTGCACGTCGTGTGCGATCTCACCCTCGCCTCCGCCGAGCACGCCAAGTTCAAGCAGACCGACGCCGACGTCGGGTCGTTCGACGCCGGCTACGGCTCGGCCTACCTGGCCAAGATGGTCGGCCAGAAGTTCGCCCGCGAAATCTTCTTCCTCGGCCGCGAGTACTCCGCCGAGCAGATGCACCACATGGGTGCCGTCAACGCCGTCGTCCCCCACGCCGACCTGGAAAAAGAGGCGCTGGACTGGGCGTGGACGATCGTCGGCAAGTCGCCGACCGCGCAGCGGATGCTCAAGTACGCGTTCAACCTCACCGACGACGGCATGGTCGGCCAGCAGCTGTTCGCCGGCGAGACCACCCGCCTGGCGTACATGCAGGACGAAGCCGTCGAAGGCCGTGACGCCTTCCTCCAGAAGCGCGACCCCGACTTCAAGGACGTCCCCTATTACTACTGA
- a CDS encoding AfsR/SARP family transcriptional regulator — MVEFRLLGPVEARVDGEPVELGPARQRSVLAALLADANRLVPVDQLIDRVWADRPPLRARESLHSYLSRLRHSPAGAGLEIRRLPGGYVPQVDPDAVDLHRFRRLVAEAREAGDDEAEALLERALGLWRGDALADLDTPWAGDLRRTLRAERWAARLDHADVRLRRGRHAELLADLTAWTAEDPLDERLAGQVVLCLYRGGRQAEALEHYERLRHRLAEELGADPSPPLRELHQRILRGDPELTGEDAAAVPDRFPAAPPSFVGRAGELAALTRDADEGPVVQISALAGAGGVGKTWLVLHWAATHRDRFPDGRLFADLHGFSSASAPLEPSVVVRGFLGALGVAPARVPADPEARTALYRKLVAGKRILVVLDNAADADQVVPLLPDSPTCTTVVTSRRHLAPLITRHGARHLQLDILSHGEARALLTERLGPARLAAEPQAAEDLIGLCGRYPLALAIVGRHAHTRPHIPLAEFAAELRDIGLDAFDHEDPSVSLPAVLSWSLRALTSEQRTVFALLGIAPGPDIGLPAAAALAGSSPQRTAKALTMLEEASLLSRRPGGRYAMHDLIRDYAAATAGHELRPPEREAALRRVLGCYLHTAHAADRHLDPHRQAVPLAAAGAPHPLRDDAAALDWFDSEHANLLAAQRAAAAAGWHDVVWQLAWGLHTFQNRRGMLTDRLAVWRTALDSTAHLADPVATCRAHRLLADVQANLGRHDEAVGHLREAVSLAEGTGEQTEQGLAQHGLSWVWQLRGDDRRALDHATRALELFRALGKPVWEARELNQVGWLAAQVGEHETARSHCEAALALHRRHGDTHAEADTLDSLGYIECRTGHHEPAIAYYRRALTLYRDRGNTFQVADTLDRLGQPLAALGHRGEARTAWREALELYRQQNRAREAERVRRQLDALDGEPATARVPAGH; from the coding sequence GTGGTGGAATTCCGGTTGCTGGGCCCGGTCGAGGCCCGGGTGGACGGCGAGCCGGTCGAGCTCGGGCCGGCGCGGCAGCGGTCCGTGCTGGCGGCGCTGCTGGCCGACGCGAACCGGCTGGTGCCGGTCGACCAGCTGATCGACCGGGTGTGGGCGGACCGCCCGCCGCTGCGCGCGCGGGAGTCGTTGCACAGCTACCTGTCCCGCCTGCGGCATTCGCCCGCCGGCGCGGGGCTGGAGATCCGGCGGCTCCCCGGCGGCTACGTCCCGCAGGTCGACCCCGATGCCGTCGACCTGCACCGGTTCCGCCGGCTCGTGGCCGAAGCGCGCGAAGCCGGGGACGACGAAGCCGAGGCCCTGCTCGAGCGGGCGCTCGGGCTGTGGCGCGGCGACGCCCTCGCCGATCTGGACACGCCGTGGGCCGGTGACCTGCGCCGGACCCTGCGCGCCGAACGGTGGGCGGCGCGGCTCGACCACGCCGACGTGCGGCTGCGCCGGGGACGGCACGCCGAGCTGCTCGCCGACCTGACGGCGTGGACCGCGGAAGACCCGCTCGACGAGCGGCTCGCCGGTCAGGTCGTGCTGTGCCTGTACCGCGGCGGCCGCCAGGCCGAGGCCCTCGAGCACTACGAGCGGCTCCGGCACCGGCTCGCCGAGGAGCTGGGCGCCGATCCCAGCCCGCCGCTGCGGGAGCTGCACCAGCGGATCCTGCGCGGTGATCCCGAGCTGACCGGCGAGGACGCGGCCGCGGTCCCGGACCGGTTCCCCGCGGCACCGCCGTCGTTCGTCGGCCGCGCGGGCGAGCTCGCGGCGCTGACCCGCGACGCGGACGAAGGGCCCGTGGTGCAGATCTCCGCGCTCGCCGGGGCCGGCGGGGTCGGCAAGACCTGGCTGGTGCTGCACTGGGCGGCCACCCACCGCGACCGCTTCCCGGACGGACGGCTGTTCGCCGACCTGCACGGCTTCTCCTCGGCGAGTGCCCCGCTGGAACCGTCGGTCGTGGTGCGGGGCTTCCTCGGTGCGCTGGGCGTCGCACCCGCCCGGGTCCCGGCCGACCCGGAAGCCCGGACCGCGCTGTACCGGAAGCTCGTCGCGGGCAAGCGGATACTGGTGGTGCTGGACAACGCGGCCGACGCGGACCAGGTGGTCCCGCTGCTGCCGGACAGCCCCACGTGCACGACCGTCGTGACCAGCCGCCGCCACCTGGCGCCGTTGATCACGCGCCACGGCGCCCGGCACCTGCAGCTGGACATCCTCAGCCACGGCGAAGCCAGGGCGCTGCTGACCGAGCGCCTGGGCCCGGCCCGGCTCGCGGCCGAACCGCAAGCGGCCGAGGACCTGATCGGCCTGTGCGGGCGCTACCCGCTGGCGCTGGCGATCGTGGGCCGCCACGCGCACACGCGCCCGCACATCCCGCTCGCGGAGTTCGCCGCCGAGCTGCGGGACATCGGCCTCGACGCCTTCGACCACGAAGACCCGAGCGTGAGCCTGCCCGCCGTCCTTTCGTGGTCGCTGCGGGCCCTCACGAGCGAGCAGCGGACGGTGTTCGCCCTGCTCGGCATCGCGCCCGGGCCCGACATCGGGCTGCCCGCCGCGGCCGCCCTCGCCGGTTCGTCCCCGCAGCGGACCGCGAAGGCGCTGACCATGCTGGAGGAGGCTTCGCTGCTCAGCCGGCGGCCGGGCGGGCGCTACGCCATGCACGACCTGATCCGCGACTACGCCGCGGCGACCGCCGGGCACGAGCTTCGCCCGCCCGAGCGGGAAGCGGCCCTGCGGCGCGTGCTCGGCTGCTACCTCCACACCGCGCACGCCGCCGACCGGCACCTGGACCCGCACCGCCAAGCGGTCCCGCTCGCCGCCGCCGGCGCGCCGCACCCGCTGCGCGACGACGCGGCCGCGCTGGACTGGTTCGACAGCGAGCACGCGAACCTCCTGGCGGCCCAGCGCGCCGCCGCGGCCGCCGGGTGGCACGACGTCGTGTGGCAGCTCGCGTGGGGCCTGCACACCTTCCAGAACCGGCGGGGCATGCTGACCGACCGGCTGGCGGTGTGGCGGACCGCACTGGACTCCACCGCGCACCTGGCCGACCCGGTCGCGACGTGCCGCGCGCACCGGCTGCTCGCCGACGTCCAGGCGAACCTCGGCCGGCACGACGAAGCCGTCGGGCACCTGCGGGAAGCCGTCTCGCTCGCTGAGGGCACCGGCGAGCAGACCGAGCAGGGCCTCGCCCAGCACGGGCTTTCGTGGGTCTGGCAGCTGCGTGGCGACGACCGGCGGGCGCTGGACCACGCCACGCGGGCACTGGAGCTGTTCCGCGCCCTCGGCAAGCCGGTGTGGGAGGCGCGCGAGCTCAACCAGGTGGGCTGGCTGGCCGCCCAGGTCGGCGAGCACGAAACCGCGCGAAGCCACTGCGAGGCCGCGCTGGCTCTGCACCGCCGCCACGGCGACACGCACGCCGAGGCGGACACCCTGGACAGCCTCGGCTACATCGAGTGCCGCACCGGCCACCACGAGCCCGCGATCGCGTACTACCGGCGGGCGCTCACGCTCTACCGCGACCGCGGCAACACCTTCCAGGTCGCCGACACCCTCGACCGCCTGGGTCAGCCGCTCGCCGCGCTCGGCCACCGCGGCGAAGCCCGCACGGCGTGGAGGGAAGCGCTCGAGCTGTACCGGCAGCAGAACCGGGCTCGCGAGGCCGAGCGCGTCCGGCGGCAGCTCGACGCCCTGGACGGCGAACCCGCGACGGCCCGGGTTCCCGCCGGGCACTGA
- the menE gene encoding o-succinylbenzoate--CoA ligase — protein MLPVHLDGSPGALETLKRAIARALGGGPAVLPFTDPALRDAMAPDEPAEPETAVVIATSGSTGAPKGVLLSARALTASAEATHARLGGPGHWLLATPAHYIGGLQVLVRSLLAGTEPAVLTGTGFRPDDFAAAAATLTGGGPRYTALVPTQLVRLLDDGGAGLAAAKTFDAIVLGAAATTPAVRERAADAGVRIVPAYGMSETASGCVYDGFPLDGVRVELADGRIRIAGDVLAHGYRGRPDLTAEAFGDGWFTTSDRGIRHDDGRLEVLGRADDMINTGGVKVSANAIERVLCAQPGVRDACVVGLPDPEWGEAVVALVVPAGEPGDLRAAVRAELGPASAPKRIEFGTELPLRGPGKIDRAAVKTRLQSGFSG, from the coding sequence CTGCTCCCGGTCCACCTCGACGGCTCCCCCGGCGCGCTCGAGACCCTCAAGAGGGCCATCGCCCGCGCGCTGGGCGGCGGCCCGGCGGTGCTGCCCTTCACCGACCCCGCGCTGCGCGACGCGATGGCGCCGGACGAGCCCGCCGAGCCGGAAACCGCCGTGGTCATCGCCACGTCCGGCTCCACCGGCGCGCCCAAGGGCGTGCTGCTCTCGGCCCGCGCGCTGACCGCGTCCGCCGAGGCCACCCACGCCCGGCTCGGCGGCCCCGGCCACTGGCTGCTGGCGACCCCCGCGCACTACATCGGCGGGTTGCAGGTGCTGGTCCGGTCGCTGCTCGCGGGCACCGAGCCCGCGGTGCTGACCGGCACCGGCTTCCGGCCGGACGACTTCGCGGCCGCGGCGGCGACGCTGACCGGCGGCGGCCCGCGCTACACCGCGCTGGTGCCGACCCAGCTGGTCCGGCTGCTCGACGACGGCGGCGCGGGACTGGCCGCGGCGAAGACGTTCGACGCGATCGTGCTCGGCGCGGCCGCGACGACGCCGGCGGTGCGCGAACGCGCGGCCGACGCCGGGGTCCGGATCGTGCCCGCCTATGGGATGAGCGAGACCGCCAGCGGCTGCGTCTACGACGGCTTCCCGCTCGACGGCGTCCGCGTCGAGCTGGCCGACGGCCGGATCCGCATTGCCGGCGACGTCCTCGCGCACGGCTACCGGGGCCGGCCGGACCTGACGGCGGAAGCCTTCGGCGACGGCTGGTTCACCACCTCCGACCGCGGGATCCGCCACGACGACGGCCGGCTGGAGGTGCTGGGCCGCGCCGACGACATGATCAACACCGGCGGGGTGAAGGTGTCGGCGAACGCGATCGAACGCGTGCTGTGCGCGCAGCCCGGGGTGCGGGACGCCTGCGTCGTCGGCCTTCCGGACCCGGAATGGGGCGAGGCGGTGGTGGCGCTGGTCGTCCCGGCGGGTGAGCCGGGTGACCTGCGCGCGGCGGTCCGCGCGGAACTGGGCCCGGCGTCGGCTCCGAAGCGCATCGAGTTCGGCACCGAGCTGCCCCTGCGCGGGCCGGGCAAGATCGACCGGGCGGCGGTGAAGACCCGACTCCAGTCGGGTTTCAGCGGCTGA
- a CDS encoding DUF4229 domain-containing protein, giving the protein MSDEKAGNLPRDLTLYLLARFVLVGAIAWGLSLAGVPLLVALLIGLVVGLPLGLLLFRGLNARVTAGLAKRNEKRARARAQLRAQLRGDAAGQSE; this is encoded by the coding sequence GTGAGCGACGAGAAGGCCGGAAACCTGCCGCGTGACCTGACGCTGTACCTGCTGGCGCGGTTCGTGCTGGTCGGGGCGATCGCCTGGGGCCTGTCCCTGGCCGGCGTGCCGCTGCTCGTCGCGCTCCTCATCGGCCTGGTCGTCGGGCTCCCGCTGGGCCTGCTGCTGTTCCGCGGCCTCAACGCCCGCGTCACGGCCGGCCTGGCGAAGCGCAACGAGAAGCGCGCCCGGGCCCGTGCCCAGCTGCGCGCCCAGCTCCGCGGCGACGCGGCGGGCCAGTCGGAATGA
- a CDS encoding 1,4-dihydroxy-2-naphthoate polyprenyltransferase, whose product MASVSEWIEGARPRTLPNAVAPVVAGVGAAIALDAFSWWRSVLALLVSLSLIVGVNYANDYSDGIRGTDENRVGPLRLVGSGVAAPKAVLTAALVSLGLAGVLGLVLVISSGHWWLLVMGALCILGAWFYTGGKKPYGYYGFGEIAVFVFFGLAGVLGTVYVQAGRVSWAALACAVAVGSFSTAVLTANNLRDIPTDIESGKRTLATRLGDGGTRRLYLVLIAVPYVLSVALGVFHPLLLITLVTAPLLLKSVRAVGGGQQGRALIPALRDTGLAMLAWAVLAAVALSF is encoded by the coding sequence ATGGCTTCAGTGAGCGAGTGGATCGAGGGGGCCCGGCCGCGGACGCTGCCCAACGCGGTGGCGCCGGTGGTGGCGGGGGTCGGCGCGGCGATCGCGCTGGACGCGTTTTCCTGGTGGCGTTCGGTGCTGGCGCTGCTGGTCTCGCTCTCGCTGATCGTCGGCGTCAACTACGCCAACGACTACTCCGACGGCATCCGCGGCACGGACGAGAACCGCGTCGGGCCGCTGCGGCTGGTCGGCTCCGGCGTCGCCGCGCCCAAGGCCGTGCTGACCGCCGCGCTCGTCTCGCTGGGGCTGGCCGGCGTGCTCGGTCTGGTGCTGGTGATCAGCAGCGGGCACTGGTGGCTGCTGGTGATGGGCGCGCTGTGCATCCTCGGCGCGTGGTTCTACACCGGCGGCAAGAAGCCCTACGGCTACTACGGCTTCGGCGAGATCGCCGTGTTCGTGTTCTTCGGGCTGGCCGGCGTGCTCGGCACGGTGTACGTCCAGGCCGGCCGGGTCAGCTGGGCCGCGCTCGCCTGCGCGGTCGCGGTCGGTTCGTTCTCCACGGCGGTCCTCACGGCCAACAACCTGCGGGACATCCCGACGGACATCGAGTCCGGCAAGCGCACCCTGGCCACCCGCCTCGGCGACGGCGGCACCCGGCGGCTGTACCTGGTGCTGATCGCGGTGCCGTACGTGCTCAGCGTGGCCCTCGGGGTCTTCCACCCGCTGCTGCTCATCACGCTCGTGACCGCGCCCCTGCTGCTGAAGTCGGTCCGCGCGGTGGGCGGTGGCCAGCAGGGGCGGGCGCTGATCCCAGCGTTGCGTGACACGGGCCTGGCGATGCTCGCCTGGGCCGTGCTCGCCGCCGTGGCGCTGAGCTTCTAG
- the menD gene encoding 2-succinyl-5-enolpyruvyl-6-hydroxy-3-cyclohexene-1-carboxylic-acid synthase, giving the protein MNPSTAQARVIVDELVRNTVSHVVLCPGSRNAPLSIALYDAAAAGKLQLHVRIDERGAAFLALGIAARTGRPVAVLCTSGTAAANFHPAVLEADRAGVPLIVMTADRPPELRAAGASQVIDQHQLYGNAIRYFDELAVAERRAGQNSYWRSQICRAWNAAYGEWRCGPVHLNIPFREPLVPDPDDDGEWYESLDGRPDGSRWTELPDFGALPSFVVPSARHGLVIACDTGVQAASEWAEQHGWPVISETGGIGLSGGTAISSGAWLLGVEEFISRHKPEQVLCLGRPTVFRQIQKVLSDASVEVLLVRPDSDWPAPAHNVRQVGQWFDEPTKPADPEWLASWRKADAAAASAVAETLASEPWPSGLRVATELVDALPPDSLLVVGSSNPTRDVALAGRLRPDVLVHRNRGVAGIDGTVSTAIGAAYVHRGPAYALLGDLTFLHDASGLLTGPAEQRPDLTIVVLNDDGGGIFSLLEQGAPEHAASFERVFGTPHGADLGALCAGYRVPHVVAETLTEFRAALAPAPGLRVVEVRVDRARHRDLHARLRAAVSAAVSSA; this is encoded by the coding sequence GTGAACCCTTCCACCGCGCAGGCCAGGGTCATCGTCGACGAACTCGTCCGCAACACCGTTTCGCACGTCGTCCTCTGCCCGGGTTCCCGCAACGCGCCGCTGTCGATCGCGCTCTATGACGCCGCGGCGGCCGGGAAGCTCCAGCTCCACGTCCGCATCGACGAGCGCGGCGCCGCCTTCCTCGCCCTCGGCATCGCCGCGCGCACCGGCCGTCCGGTGGCCGTGCTCTGCACGTCCGGCACCGCGGCCGCGAACTTCCACCCCGCCGTGCTGGAGGCCGACCGGGCCGGCGTCCCGCTGATCGTCATGACCGCCGACCGGCCGCCCGAGCTGCGGGCCGCGGGTGCGTCGCAGGTCATCGACCAGCACCAGCTCTACGGCAACGCGATCCGGTACTTCGACGAGCTGGCCGTCGCCGAGCGGCGGGCCGGGCAGAACTCGTACTGGCGCAGCCAGATCTGCCGGGCGTGGAACGCCGCCTACGGGGAGTGGCGCTGCGGGCCGGTGCACCTGAACATCCCGTTCCGCGAGCCGCTCGTGCCGGATCCGGACGACGACGGCGAGTGGTACGAGTCCCTGGACGGCCGTCCCGACGGCTCCCGCTGGACCGAGCTGCCCGACTTCGGCGCGCTGCCGTCGTTCGTGGTGCCTTCGGCGCGCCACGGCCTGGTGATCGCGTGCGACACCGGCGTCCAGGCGGCCAGCGAGTGGGCCGAGCAGCACGGCTGGCCGGTGATCTCGGAGACCGGCGGGATCGGGCTGTCCGGCGGCACGGCGATCTCGTCGGGCGCGTGGCTGCTGGGCGTGGAGGAGTTCATCTCGCGGCACAAGCCGGAGCAGGTGCTCTGCCTCGGGCGGCCGACGGTCTTCCGGCAGATCCAGAAGGTGCTGTCGGACGCTTCGGTCGAGGTCCTGCTGGTCCGGCCGGACTCGGACTGGCCGGCGCCCGCGCACAACGTCCGGCAGGTCGGGCAGTGGTTCGACGAGCCGACCAAGCCCGCCGACCCGGAGTGGCTGGCGAGCTGGCGCAAAGCCGACGCCGCGGCCGCGTCCGCCGTCGCCGAGACGCTGGCTTCGGAGCCGTGGCCCTCGGGGCTGCGGGTGGCCACCGAGCTGGTGGACGCGCTGCCGCCGGACTCGCTGCTGGTGGTGGGCTCGTCCAACCCGACCCGGGACGTGGCGCTGGCCGGCCGGCTGCGCCCGGACGTCCTCGTGCACCGCAACCGCGGCGTCGCGGGCATCGACGGCACGGTGTCGACGGCGATCGGCGCGGCGTACGTCCACCGCGGCCCGGCGTACGCGCTGCTGGGCGACCTGACGTTCCTGCACGACGCGTCCGGCCTGCTGACCGGGCCCGCGGAGCAGCGCCCGGACCTGACGATCGTGGTGCTCAACGACGACGGCGGCGGCATCTTTTCGCTGCTGGAGCAGGGCGCGCCGGAGCACGCGGCGAGCTTCGAGCGCGTCTTCGGCACCCCGCACGGCGCCGACCTGGGCGCGCTGTGCGCCGGCTACCGCGTCCCGCACGTCGTGGCGGAGACGCTGACGGAGTTCCGGGCCGCCCTGGCCCCGGCCCCGGGCCTGCGGGTCGTCGAGGTGCGGGTGGACCGCGCCCGGCACCGCGACCTGCACGCCCGCCTGCGCGCGGCGGTGTCCGCGGCCGTCTCCTCGGCCTGA
- a CDS encoding BldC family transcriptional regulator, whose protein sequence is MTATMGGRLLTPGEVAALFRVDPKTVTRWATAGRIGSIRTPGGHRRFRESEVNELLAELTTDASEPARNA, encoded by the coding sequence ATGACCGCGACGATGGGCGGACGCCTGCTCACCCCAGGAGAGGTGGCAGCGCTGTTCCGGGTGGACCCGAAAACGGTGACGCGGTGGGCGACGGCGGGCCGCATCGGCTCGATCCGGACCCCGGGCGGGCACCGGCGGTTCCGGGAGTCCGAGGTGAACGAGCTCCTGGCCGAGCTGACCACCGACGCCAGCGAACCGGCGCGCAACGCCTGA
- a CDS encoding Lrp/AsnC family transcriptional regulator: protein MDQLDRKIIAALRINGRATYADLGRAVGLSASSVHERVGKLEAAGVITGYHAVVDPSSVGLGVTALVGIHPTDTATEDDVAQALGELDEVESCYAVAGDEAFVVKVRVPTVDELERTLGRLRRIPGVGRTNTTVVLSTRFEGRPNNAGLQKDRAGGA, encoded by the coding sequence GTGGATCAGTTGGACCGGAAGATCATCGCGGCGTTGCGCATCAACGGACGGGCCACCTACGCCGATCTCGGGCGGGCCGTCGGGCTGTCCGCGTCATCGGTGCACGAACGGGTGGGCAAGCTGGAAGCCGCCGGCGTGATCACCGGCTACCACGCGGTCGTCGACCCGAGCTCGGTCGGGCTCGGGGTCACCGCCCTCGTCGGCATCCATCCCACCGACACCGCGACCGAAGACGACGTCGCCCAGGCGCTCGGCGAACTCGACGAGGTCGAGAGCTGCTACGCGGTCGCCGGCGACGAGGCCTTCGTCGTCAAGGTGCGCGTGCCGACCGTCGACGAGCTGGAGCGGACCCTGGGCCGGCTCCGCCGCATCCCCGGCGTCGGGCGGACGAACACCACGGTCGTGCTCTCGACGCGCTTCGAGGGCCGCCCGAACAACGCGGGCCTGCAGAAGGACCGGGCGGGCGGGGCGTAG